A single window of Synechococcus sp. CBW1004 DNA harbors:
- a CDS encoding 20S proteasome subunit A/B, whose amino-acid sequence MTYCVAFLLEKGLVFASDSRTNAGVDYISTYSKMHVFQPAPDRLFVLMAAGNLGTTQAVLNRIRRDLAAAAVDDGTTEQGASERGTAATTNEGTPKRPDLRSARYLFEVADYIGHLSVAVQRQFATSLREAGATGEASFILGGQIAGEPHGLYLIYPQGNAVMATAETPFLQIGESKYGKPPLDYVGHPGLSLEDGARLCLVSQIITRRSNLTVGPPFEIALVPAGDLRVSRRMKLDKDAPEVIRAMEVWATTMRESVQRLPRFSWEQDPL is encoded by the coding sequence ATGACCTACTGCGTTGCCTTCCTGCTGGAGAAGGGCCTGGTGTTCGCCTCCGATTCGCGCACCAACGCCGGGGTGGATTACATCTCCACCTACAGCAAGATGCATGTGTTCCAGCCGGCGCCCGATCGGCTGTTCGTGCTGATGGCGGCCGGCAATCTGGGAACCACCCAGGCGGTGCTCAACCGCATCCGCCGCGACCTGGCCGCAGCGGCGGTGGACGACGGCACAACTGAGCAGGGCGCGAGCGAGCGGGGAACGGCAGCCACGACCAACGAAGGGACACCGAAACGGCCCGATCTGCGCAGCGCCCGCTACCTGTTCGAGGTGGCGGATTACATCGGCCACCTCAGCGTGGCGGTGCAGCGACAGTTCGCCACCTCGCTGCGGGAGGCCGGCGCCACCGGTGAGGCCAGCTTCATCCTCGGCGGTCAGATCGCCGGAGAGCCCCACGGCCTCTACCTGATCTATCCCCAGGGCAATGCCGTGATGGCCACGGCGGAGACACCCTTTCTGCAGATCGGCGAGAGCAAATACGGCAAGCCACCGCTCGACTACGTCGGCCATCCAGGCCTGTCGCTGGAGGATGGGGCACGCCTCTGCCTGGTGTCGCAGATCATCACGCGCCGCTCCAATCTCACCGTGGGGCCGCCCTTCGAGATCGCCCTGGTGCCTGCCGGTGACCTGCGCGTGTCGCGCCGGATGAAGCTGGACAAGGATGCCCCCGAGGTGATCCGGGCCATGGAAGTGTGGGCCACGACGATGCGGGAAAGCGTGCAGCGCCTGCCGCGTTTCAGCTGGGAGCAGGATCCCCTCTGA
- a CDS encoding citrate synthase: MTSSPAPQAASVPVPFRPGLEGVPATQSAICDIDGIRGLLTYRGYPLEQLAANSTFLETAYLLIWGELPTIFQLRDFEQEVQMHRRVSFRIRDMMKCFPAGGHPMDALQASAASLGLFYSRRALDDPQYVFDAVVRLIAKIPTMVAAFQLIRKGQDPIQPRDDLAYSANFLYMLTEREPDPIAARIFDRCLILHAEHSLNASTFSARVTASTLTDPYAVVASAVGTLAGPLHGGANEDVLEMLEEIGTVDAVESWLDQAIKARKKIMGFGHREYKVKDPRAVILQKLAEDLFLRFGHDAMYDVARRLEEVAADRLGPKGIYPNVDFYSGLVYRKLGIPRDLFTPIFAIARTAGWLAHWREQLGANRIYRPTQIYTGSGERAWLPLESRPAVV, from the coding sequence GTGACCAGCAGCCCCGCCCCGCAGGCCGCGAGCGTGCCTGTGCCGTTCCGCCCGGGTCTCGAAGGTGTGCCCGCCACCCAGTCGGCGATCTGTGACATCGATGGCATCCGCGGCCTGCTCACCTATCGCGGCTATCCGCTCGAGCAGCTGGCGGCCAACAGCACCTTCCTGGAGACGGCCTACCTGCTGATCTGGGGTGAGCTCCCCACCATTTTCCAGCTGCGGGACTTCGAGCAGGAGGTGCAGATGCATCGGCGGGTGAGCTTCCGCATCCGCGACATGATGAAGTGCTTCCCAGCGGGTGGGCATCCGATGGATGCCCTGCAGGCGAGCGCCGCGTCGCTGGGGCTGTTCTATTCCCGCCGCGCCCTGGATGATCCGCAGTATGTGTTCGACGCGGTGGTGCGGCTGATTGCCAAGATCCCCACAATGGTGGCGGCGTTCCAGCTGATCCGCAAAGGACAGGATCCGATTCAGCCCCGTGATGATCTGGCCTATTCGGCCAACTTTCTCTATATGCTCACCGAGCGTGAGCCCGATCCGATCGCGGCCAGGATCTTTGATCGCTGCCTGATCCTGCACGCCGAGCACAGCCTCAACGCCAGCACCTTCAGCGCCCGCGTCACCGCCAGCACGCTCACCGATCCCTATGCCGTGGTCGCCTCGGCCGTCGGCACCCTGGCCGGACCGCTGCACGGCGGCGCCAACGAGGACGTGCTCGAGATGCTGGAGGAGATCGGCACGGTGGATGCGGTGGAGTCCTGGCTCGATCAGGCGATCAAGGCCCGCAAGAAGATCATGGGCTTCGGTCACCGCGAGTACAAGGTGAAGGATCCCCGTGCCGTGATCCTGCAGAAGCTGGCCGAGGACCTGTTCCTGCGCTTCGGCCATGACGCCATGTATGACGTGGCGCGCCGCCTCGAGGAAGTCGCCGCTGATCGCCTGGGGCCGAAGGGCATCTATCCCAACGTCGATTTCTACTCCGGCCTGGTGTATCGGAAGCTCGGCATTCCGCGCGATCTGTTCACACCGATCTTCGCGATCGCTCGCACAGCCGGCTGGCTGGCCCACTGGCGCGAGCAGCTGGGCGCCAACCGCATCTATCGCCCCACGCAGATCTACACCGGCTCCGGCGAGCGGGCCTGGCTCCCCCTGGAGAGCCGCCCGGCGGTCGTCTGA
- a CDS encoding rhodanese-like domain-containing protein translates to MAPAAPAPTPLPITAADLAGRLVEGDVEGSGIQLIDVREDEELAIARLPLPVLHLPLSRSAEWMERLDTLLDASRPVAVFCHAGVRSWHFGCWLMQQKGFPQVWNLQGGIDAWSVEVDRSVPRY, encoded by the coding sequence ATGGCCCCTGCCGCGCCGGCGCCCACTCCCCTCCCGATCACCGCCGCCGATCTGGCCGGGCGCCTGGTCGAGGGCGACGTGGAAGGGAGCGGCATCCAGCTGATCGATGTGCGCGAGGACGAGGAGCTGGCCATCGCCCGCCTGCCGCTGCCGGTGCTGCACCTGCCCCTGAGCCGCTCGGCCGAATGGATGGAGCGGCTCGACACGCTGCTGGACGCCTCACGGCCGGTGGCGGTGTTCTGCCACGCCGGTGTGCGCAGCTGGCATTTCGGCTGCTGGCTGATGCAGCAGAAGGGCTTTCCCCAGGTGTGGAACCTGCAGGGCGGCATCGATGCGTGGAGCGTCGAGGTGGACCGCTCGGTGCCGCGCTACTGA
- a CDS encoding heat-inducible transcriptional repressor HrcA, which yields MDPLPRRQQDVLRATVRHYVDTVEPVGSRTLVRRFGLTASPATVRSAMGALEQRGLLTQPHTSAGRIPSQQGYRLYVDQLLPEPGSAARQLERELAGISLQWAALDDLLRHLARRLSDLTGLLSLISRPQRQRPQLQALRLVPSRDRLLVFLVQGPALTSSLNLRLPLEAEANLAILERWANDSLRQGGGHIAWERLPEELRTGGAVLRQGLEDLERRGGAEPEGVVAAGLGGLLAQPEFSRTAALLPLVQLVEHRPEQVLGPLASASELPPPLETPADHIWIGSEHPHAALAACAVVQAPYRTSDGDLGHVALVGPMRMAYATAGAAVRSVAAILQRLLG from the coding sequence TTGGATCCCCTGCCGCGCCGCCAACAGGACGTCCTGCGTGCCACAGTGCGCCACTACGTCGACACGGTGGAGCCGGTGGGAAGCCGCACGCTGGTGCGTCGCTTCGGCCTCACCGCCAGCCCGGCCACGGTGCGCTCGGCGATGGGAGCCCTCGAGCAGCGCGGCCTGCTCACCCAGCCCCACACCTCCGCCGGCCGCATCCCCAGCCAGCAGGGCTATCGCCTCTATGTCGATCAGCTGCTGCCGGAGCCCGGCTCCGCCGCCCGCCAGCTGGAGCGGGAGCTGGCTGGCATCAGCCTGCAGTGGGCCGCCCTCGACGACCTCCTGCGCCACCTGGCCCGACGCCTCTCGGACCTCACCGGCCTCCTCAGCCTGATCAGCCGGCCCCAGCGGCAGCGACCCCAGCTTCAGGCCCTGCGCCTGGTGCCCAGCCGCGACCGCTTGCTGGTGTTCCTGGTGCAGGGACCGGCGCTGACCAGCAGCCTCAACCTGCGCCTGCCGCTGGAGGCCGAGGCCAACCTGGCGATCCTGGAGCGCTGGGCCAACGACAGCCTGCGCCAGGGCGGCGGACACATCGCCTGGGAGCGGCTGCCGGAGGAGCTGCGCACCGGCGGGGCCGTGCTGCGCCAGGGCCTGGAGGATCTGGAGCGGCGCGGTGGCGCCGAACCGGAGGGTGTGGTGGCGGCCGGCCTGGGGGGCCTGCTGGCCCAGCCGGAGTTCAGTCGCACGGCGGCGCTGCTGCCCCTGGTGCAGCTCGTGGAACATCGCCCCGAGCAGGTGCTGGGCCCCCTGGCCTCCGCCTCGGAGCTGCCTCCCCCGCTGGAGACTCCGGCGGACCACATCTGGATCGGCAGCGAGCATCCCCATGCCGCGCTGGCGGCCTGTGCCGTGGTCCAGGCTCCCTATCGGACCAGTGATGGCGACCTGGGACATGTGGCCCTGGTGGGACCGATGCGCATGGCCTACGCCACCGCCGGCGCGGCGGTGCGCTCCGTGGCGGCGATTCTGCAGCGGCTGCTGGGCTGA
- the sixA gene encoding phosphohistidine phosphatase SixA, whose translation MAASTLLLLRHGIAEERRAGLEDGDRALTERGRSRTRAVLERLVALGLMADRLLCSPLLRARQTAEIAVTAGWAPDLTLASELAPGGAALACLPEWCQACGGDSLALVGHEPDLSALAACLIGAPAGHLDLRKAGLIQLRLSEAAARGQAVAGGQPAAGGAVLVSLLRPGLLLG comes from the coding sequence ATGGCTGCCTCCACCCTCCTGCTCCTGCGCCATGGCATCGCCGAGGAGCGACGGGCGGGACTGGAGGATGGCGATCGGGCCCTCACCGAGCGGGGGCGCAGCCGCACCCGTGCGGTGCTGGAGCGGCTCGTGGCCCTGGGGCTGATGGCGGATCGGCTGCTCTGCAGCCCGTTGCTGCGGGCTCGTCAGACGGCCGAGATCGCCGTGACGGCGGGCTGGGCGCCGGATCTGACGCTCGCCTCCGAGCTGGCTCCGGGCGGAGCGGCGCTGGCCTGCCTGCCAGAGTGGTGCCAGGCATGCGGTGGCGACAGCCTGGCCTTGGTGGGCCATGAACCGGATCTCTCCGCCCTGGCCGCCTGCCTGATCGGCGCGCCCGCAGGCCATCTGGACCTGCGCAAGGCGGGCCTGATCCAGCTGCGGCTGTCCGAGGCTGCTGCGCGTGGTCAGGCTGTTGCCGGCGGCCAGCCTGCCGCCGGCGGGGCCGTGCTGGTGTCGCTGCTGCGGCCGGGGCTGCTGCTCGGCTGA
- a CDS encoding DUF3352 domain-containing protein: MKGRAFAAVVLSALLLLSGLGIGGWWLVWQRGPLQLAHHRLAMPRSARFVPASASFSLYLFSDGQRPVDYARAVAPARQRRPAGEAIARLRDGAFAAAGLDYQDELAGWLGGEIAMALFEDPVVAATGGAPEQPSRGWLLALASRDDDGARRFLQRFWQTRSLAGTDLQVSRYRGMGLISGRGALLGSRSEPLATALVDDDLVLIASGRNLLERALDVSQIPGLNQAGQPLLRQGLASFASGAALAVAAPEALQTWLGWPAPLPADAVARPMDLSQAVAAARGLPRTAALAAVLPDPQDSADAVSGSKRPAEPSPSGEGDLVVVSTDSPDPGEPAASAPSARQALPDVPASGPAPDAASRNPTAGPQDALQPPEAPPQAPQPGTPVRTAAPVAQTPEDVPATTPAAPAPSASAPPARSDAASGGAVPVAPPPTNAPGAPTLLAVLQPQGRQLELRARLLLPEAPRLAPLLPEQAEALLSALRGSPESLALIQDPPALGQVALLRPLLERSLGLRPQGMAERQGPLPALLSRTIHGPLLASQAPMGWQLASLSGDPASSDLEPLLRQEGLLEAPLAVDGHSLRVWTHLSLPGRAGRRERGGADALVAPLAGWSEQRQELAWWGQTLAALEAPAESRSLTFLRRGLRELGVPQAPLQWSLDGDGARGLLRSWQPWRLLSALAGGGLDGPVRGLALALESPPELSALELRARLNLGE, from the coding sequence ATGAAGGGCCGCGCCTTCGCGGCGGTGGTGCTGTCGGCGCTGCTGCTGCTGTCCGGCCTCGGGATCGGGGGCTGGTGGCTGGTGTGGCAGCGCGGTCCCCTGCAGCTGGCGCACCACCGTCTGGCGATGCCGCGGTCGGCCCGGTTCGTGCCGGCCTCGGCCTCCTTCAGCCTGTATCTGTTCAGCGATGGCCAGCGGCCGGTCGACTACGCCCGCGCCGTGGCTCCGGCCCGCCAGCGCCGCCCCGCGGGAGAGGCGATCGCCCGTCTGCGCGACGGCGCCTTCGCTGCCGCCGGCCTCGATTACCAGGATGAGCTGGCCGGCTGGCTCGGCGGAGAGATCGCCATGGCCCTGTTCGAGGATCCGGTGGTGGCCGCCACCGGTGGGGCTCCCGAGCAGCCGTCGCGGGGGTGGCTGCTGGCCCTGGCGAGTCGTGATGACGACGGTGCCCGGCGTTTCCTGCAGCGGTTCTGGCAGACCCGCAGCCTGGCCGGCACCGACCTGCAGGTGAGCCGCTACCGCGGCATGGGGTTGATCAGCGGCCGTGGTGCCCTGCTCGGCAGCCGATCCGAGCCCCTGGCCACGGCCCTGGTGGATGACGATCTGGTGCTGATCGCCTCCGGCCGCAATCTGCTGGAGCGGGCCCTCGATGTCTCCCAGATTCCGGGTCTGAATCAGGCCGGCCAGCCGCTGCTGCGCCAGGGGCTCGCCTCCTTCGCCAGCGGTGCTGCCCTGGCGGTGGCCGCCCCGGAGGCCCTGCAGACCTGGCTTGGATGGCCTGCGCCCCTGCCTGCCGATGCGGTGGCCAGGCCCATGGACCTGTCCCAGGCCGTGGCCGCGGCCCGTGGCCTGCCCCGCACGGCTGCCCTGGCGGCGGTGCTGCCCGATCCGCAGGACTCCGCCGACGCCGTCAGTGGCTCCAAGCGGCCTGCGGAACCCTCGCCGTCGGGGGAAGGAGACCTCGTTGTCGTCTCCACCGACAGCCCGGATCCGGGCGAGCCGGCCGCATCAGCGCCCTCCGCTCGCCAGGCCCTGCCGGACGTTCCGGCCTCTGGCCCGGCGCCGGATGCGGCTTCTCGTAACCCCACCGCCGGGCCCCAGGACGCCCTCCAGCCTCCTGAGGCACCACCCCAGGCCCCGCAGCCCGGCACTCCGGTGCGCACGGCTGCGCCAGTTGCTCAGACCCCCGAGGACGTCCCCGCCACCACGCCAGCTGCTCCTGCTCCCTCGGCCTCCGCGCCTCCCGCCAGGAGCGACGCCGCTTCCGGCGGAGCCGTCCCAGTGGCGCCGCCCCCGACCAACGCTCCTGGCGCACCAACCCTGCTGGCGGTGCTCCAACCCCAGGGCCGCCAGCTGGAGCTGCGCGCCCGGTTGCTGCTGCCCGAGGCGCCGCGCCTGGCGCCGCTGCTGCCGGAGCAGGCCGAGGCGCTGCTTTCGGCCCTGCGCGGCAGCCCCGAAAGCCTGGCGCTGATCCAGGATCCGCCGGCCCTGGGCCAGGTGGCCCTGCTGCGCCCCCTGCTGGAGCGCAGCCTGGGTCTGCGTCCGCAGGGGATGGCAGAGCGCCAGGGCCCCCTGCCCGCTCTGCTGTCGCGCACGATCCACGGCCCCTTGCTGGCGAGTCAGGCGCCCATGGGCTGGCAGCTGGCCAGCCTTTCAGGCGATCCCGCGTCGTCCGATCTGGAGCCGCTGCTCCGCCAGGAGGGTCTGCTGGAGGCACCCCTCGCCGTGGACGGCCACAGCCTGCGGGTGTGGACCCACCTGTCCCTGCCGGGCCGGGCCGGCCGCCGGGAGCGCGGTGGCGCCGATGCGCTGGTGGCCCCCCTGGCCGGCTGGAGCGAGCAGCGCCAGGAACTGGCCTGGTGGGGACAGACGCTCGCGGCGCTGGAGGCCCCGGCCGAGAGCCGCTCCCTCACCTTTCTCCGGCGTGGCCTGCGCGAGCTGGGGGTGCCGCAGGCGCCCCTGCAGTGGAGCCTCGACGGCGACGGTGCCCGCGGCCTGCTGCGCTCCTGGCAACCCTGGCGGCTGCTCTCGGCCCTGGCCGGTGGCGGTCTCGATGGGCCTGTGCGGGGCCTGGCCCTGGCGCTGGAGTCGCCGCCCGAGCTCTCGGCGCTGGAGCTGCGGGCCCGCCTCAACCTGGGCGAGTGA
- the nuoH gene encoding NADH-quinone oxidoreductase subunit NuoH, whose translation MTPGLDLQASFVDLLEGFGLTPGLAHLIWLPLPMLTVLVAAVVGVLVNVWLERKISAAVQQRIGPEYAGPLGVLQPMADGLKLLFKEDVIPARADGLLFTLGPVLVLVPVILSWLVVPFGQNLLISNVGVGIFLWIALSSIQPIGLLMSGYASNNKYSLLGGLRAAAQSISYEIPLALAVLAVVMMSNSLSTVDIVAQQNGAGILSWNIWRQPVGFVIFWICALAECERLPFDLPEAEEELVAGYQTEYSGMKFALFYLGSYINLVLSALLVSVLYLGGWGFPVPVEWLANLLGQSVDAPLVQVITATTGIVMTVLKAYLLVFFAILLRWTVPRVRIDQLLDLGWKFLLPVALVNLLVTAALKLAFPVAFGG comes from the coding sequence GTGACTCCGGGACTCGATCTGCAGGCCAGCTTCGTCGACCTGCTCGAGGGCTTCGGGCTGACTCCCGGACTCGCCCACCTGATCTGGCTGCCGCTGCCGATGCTCACCGTCCTGGTGGCGGCGGTGGTGGGCGTTCTGGTCAACGTCTGGCTCGAGCGCAAGATCTCGGCAGCCGTCCAGCAGCGCATCGGCCCGGAGTACGCCGGCCCCCTGGGGGTGCTCCAGCCCATGGCCGACGGCCTCAAGCTGCTGTTCAAGGAAGACGTCATCCCGGCCCGAGCCGACGGGCTGCTGTTCACGCTCGGCCCGGTGCTGGTGCTGGTGCCCGTGATCCTTTCGTGGCTGGTGGTGCCCTTCGGCCAGAACCTGCTGATCAGCAACGTCGGGGTGGGGATCTTTCTGTGGATCGCCCTGAGCAGCATCCAGCCGATCGGCCTGCTGATGAGCGGCTACGCCTCCAATAACAAGTATTCGTTGCTCGGCGGCCTGCGGGCTGCGGCCCAGTCGATCAGCTACGAAATCCCCCTGGCCCTGGCGGTGCTGGCGGTGGTGATGATGAGCAACTCTCTTAGCACCGTCGACATCGTCGCCCAGCAGAACGGCGCCGGCATTCTCAGCTGGAACATCTGGCGCCAGCCGGTGGGCTTCGTGATCTTCTGGATCTGTGCCCTGGCCGAGTGTGAGCGCCTCCCCTTTGACCTGCCCGAGGCGGAAGAGGAGCTGGTCGCCGGCTACCAGACCGAGTATTCGGGCATGAAGTTCGCCCTCTTCTACCTCGGCAGCTACATCAACCTCGTGCTCTCGGCGCTGCTCGTCTCGGTGCTTTATCTGGGTGGCTGGGGCTTCCCGGTGCCGGTCGAGTGGCTGGCCAACCTGCTGGGACAGTCGGTCGATGCACCTCTGGTGCAGGTGATCACCGCCACCACCGGCATCGTGATGACCGTGCTCAAGGCCTACCTGCTGGTCTTCTTCGCGATTCTGCTGCGCTGGACCGTTCCCAGGGTGCGGATCGACCAGCTTCTCGATCTCGGCTGGAAGTTCCTGCTCCCCGTCGCCCTGGTCAATCTGCTGGTCACCGCCGCTCTCAAGCTGGCCTTCCCCGTCGCCTTCGGCGGTTGA
- the trpB gene encoding tryptophan synthase subunit beta yields the protein MTSTVPPLASSGSAPDPAGLAPAARPDALGRFGIFGGQYVPETLMPALAELEAAAAEAWADPAFTTRLNHLLRDYVGRPSPLYEAERLSEHYRRAEGGPRIWLKREDLNHTGAHKINNALGQALLALRMGKKRIIAETGAGQHGVATATVCARFGLECVIYMGAEDMRRQALNVFRMRLLGATVQPVTAGTATLKDATSEAIRDWVTNVESTHYILGSVAGPHPYPMLVRDFHAVIGEEARQQCQQAFGRLPDVLVACVGGGSNAMGLFHPFVQDTSVRLIGVEAAGEGVASGRHAATITEGRVGVLHGAMSLLLQDGEGQVMEAHSISAGLDYPGVGPEHSYLKGIGRAEYAAVTDDEALDALQLICRLEGIIPALETAHAFAWLEKLCPTLAPGTEVVVNLSGRGDKDVNTVADRLGDRLGG from the coding sequence GTGACCAGCACCGTTCCTCCGCTCGCCTCGTCCGGCTCCGCCCCCGATCCCGCCGGTCTGGCACCCGCGGCACGCCCTGACGCTCTGGGGCGCTTCGGCATCTTCGGCGGCCAGTACGTGCCCGAAACCCTGATGCCGGCCCTGGCGGAACTGGAGGCCGCCGCGGCGGAGGCCTGGGCCGATCCCGCCTTCACCACGCGCCTCAACCATCTGCTGCGCGATTACGTCGGCCGGCCCAGCCCGCTGTACGAGGCCGAACGGCTCAGCGAGCACTACCGCCGCGCCGAGGGCGGTCCGCGCATCTGGCTGAAGCGCGAAGACCTGAATCACACCGGCGCCCACAAGATCAACAACGCCCTCGGCCAGGCGCTGCTGGCCCTGCGCATGGGCAAGAAGCGGATCATCGCCGAGACCGGCGCCGGACAGCATGGGGTCGCGACCGCCACCGTCTGCGCCCGCTTCGGGCTGGAGTGCGTCATCTACATGGGCGCCGAGGACATGCGCCGTCAGGCGCTGAACGTGTTCCGCATGCGCCTGCTGGGGGCCACGGTGCAGCCGGTCACCGCCGGCACCGCCACCCTCAAGGACGCCACCAGCGAGGCGATCCGCGACTGGGTGACCAACGTCGAGTCCACCCATTACATCCTCGGTTCGGTGGCCGGTCCGCACCCCTACCCGATGCTGGTGCGCGACTTCCACGCCGTCATCGGTGAGGAGGCCAGGCAGCAGTGCCAGCAGGCCTTCGGGCGCCTGCCGGATGTGCTGGTCGCCTGTGTCGGTGGCGGCTCCAACGCCATGGGCCTGTTCCATCCGTTCGTGCAGGACACCTCGGTGCGGCTGATCGGCGTCGAGGCGGCCGGTGAGGGCGTGGCCAGCGGCCGCCATGCCGCCACGATCACCGAGGGGCGTGTCGGTGTGCTCCATGGCGCCATGAGTCTGCTGCTGCAGGACGGCGAGGGCCAGGTGATGGAGGCCCATTCCATCAGCGCCGGTCTCGATTACCCCGGTGTGGGCCCGGAGCACAGCTATCTCAAGGGCATCGGCCGCGCTGAATATGCCGCCGTCACCGACGACGAGGCCCTCGACGCTCTGCAGCTGATATGTCGGCTGGAGGGCATCATTCCTGCCCTCGAGACGGCCCATGCCTTCGCCTGGCTGGAGAAGCTCTGCCCCACCCTCGCCCCCGGCACCGAGGTGGTGGTCAATCTCTCGGGTCGCGGCGACAAGGACGTCAACACCGTGGCCGACCGGCTGGGAGATCGACTCGGGGGCTGA
- a CDS encoding iron uptake porin — protein sequence MTPGPEAAFSAPAAAPAPVERAVRGLPAAAELSPQEWPHQALRELIRTGGCTGSALRDLLDAGVSINRDEAALLLQACLANPELVATEPLRRLQWEFAPELARLQGRVDGLEARLAELDATRFSPITSLRGDVRWWLGGVGYGGNQINRAANSYGGQPLRDAFVFNTDVRFSFTTSFDGQDLLRLRLRSGNGGFSAFRADLAPTLRLSGLSPGCSASRPEACRNDLLQLDKFFYQRPLGPNWRVTLGSRVNQKDMIAIWPAAFDDNEILLSLFSKGGAPGAYSDVKGAGLGFYWTQRTDADAGVGWVVSAVTVAGAPASGDPAEGGLFSAGSRGASSLQLGYQAGSWAAAAIYTLNQAGALDRAGLTPLAAETWPSSQPGLGGHVHAFALTGFWVPLRSGWFPALTLGAGFNRAVYSGEDGTVGGRRPPQLAESQSWMVGLNWYDVLVSGSELAFAIGSPVSVSRYRNAEGQQGAADRSLQMELWYRLQPTDWLTITPGVFWLPRPRGQLTAAGTAWDTTPLPRDRAPPSRPSGPCSSCASASETPCPARSRHAFCQGAVVPSLWHSLFCCWPVARRRLRPGCRPPPSACAPGGMDSGWSCCRCGRAAARCWPAVR from the coding sequence GTGACCCCCGGCCCGGAGGCGGCATTCTCGGCGCCGGCTGCTGCGCCGGCCCCGGTGGAGCGAGCGGTCCGGGGTCTGCCGGCAGCGGCGGAGCTGAGCCCGCAGGAGTGGCCCCACCAGGCCCTGCGCGAGCTGATCCGGACGGGGGGATGCACCGGGTCCGCGCTGCGCGACCTGCTGGATGCCGGTGTATCGATCAACCGCGATGAGGCGGCGCTGCTGCTGCAGGCCTGCCTGGCGAACCCGGAGCTGGTGGCCACGGAGCCGCTTCGGCGCCTGCAGTGGGAGTTCGCCCCGGAGCTGGCCCGCCTGCAGGGTCGTGTCGATGGCCTGGAGGCGCGGCTGGCGGAGCTGGACGCCACCCGTTTCTCGCCCATCACCAGCCTGCGCGGCGATGTGCGCTGGTGGCTCGGCGGGGTGGGGTACGGCGGCAATCAGATCAACCGCGCCGCCAACAGCTACGGCGGGCAGCCGCTGCGCGACGCCTTTGTCTTCAACACCGACGTCCGCTTCAGCTTCACCACCAGCTTCGACGGCCAGGACCTGCTCCGCCTGCGTCTGCGCAGCGGCAACGGCGGCTTTTCCGCCTTCCGCGCCGACCTGGCGCCGACCCTGCGTCTGAGTGGCCTGTCGCCCGGCTGCTCCGCGTCGAGGCCGGAGGCCTGCCGCAACGACCTGCTCCAGCTCGACAAGTTCTTCTACCAGCGGCCGCTGGGCCCGAACTGGCGGGTGACGCTGGGCAGCCGCGTCAACCAGAAGGACATGATCGCCATCTGGCCGGCGGCCTTCGACGACAACGAGATCCTGCTGTCGCTGTTCAGCAAGGGCGGGGCGCCCGGCGCCTACAGCGATGTCAAGGGTGCCGGCCTGGGCTTCTACTGGACCCAGCGCACCGATGCCGATGCCGGGGTCGGCTGGGTGGTGAGCGCCGTCACGGTGGCCGGTGCTCCCGCCAGCGGTGACCCCGCCGAGGGCGGTCTGTTCAGCGCCGGCTCGCGCGGGGCGAGCAGTCTGCAGCTGGGTTACCAGGCCGGCAGCTGGGCCGCGGCGGCGATCTACACCCTCAACCAGGCCGGAGCCCTCGACCGGGCCGGCCTCACACCGCTGGCGGCAGAGACCTGGCCCAGCAGCCAGCCCGGTCTCGGCGGCCATGTGCATGCGTTCGCCCTCACCGGCTTCTGGGTGCCCCTGCGCAGCGGCTGGTTCCCCGCCCTGACGCTGGGCGCCGGCTTCAATCGCGCGGTCTACAGCGGCGAGGATGGGACGGTGGGTGGACGGAGGCCACCGCAGCTCGCCGAGAGCCAGTCGTGGATGGTGGGGCTCAACTGGTACGACGTGCTGGTCTCTGGCAGCGAGCTGGCCTTCGCCATCGGCAGCCCGGTGTCCGTCAGTCGCTACCGCAATGCCGAGGGCCAGCAGGGGGCGGCCGACCGTTCGCTGCAGATGGAGCTCTGGTATCGCCTCCAGCCGACGGACTGGTTGACGATCACCCCGGGCGTCTTCTGGCTGCCCCGTCCCCGTGGTCAGCTCACGGCCGCCGGCACCGCCTGGGACACCACCCCCCTGCCCCGGGACAGGGCGCCACCTTCTCGGCCTTCGGGGCCGTGCTCAAGCTGCGCTTCCGCTTCTGAAACGCCATGCCCCGCCCGTTCACGCCACGCCTTCTGCCAGGGCGCCGTCGTGCCATCCCTGTGGCACTCGCTGTTCTGCTGCTGGCCGGTGGCGCGGCGGCGGCTCCGGCCAGGGTGTCGTCCGCCGCCGAGCGCCTGCGCGCCTGGGGGGATGGACAGCGGCTGGAGCTGCTGCCGCTGCGGCAGAGCAGCCGCGAGGTGCTGGCCCGCAGTCAGGTGA